The nucleotide sequence CCTGGTCGGTGCTGCCCGAGGGGCGCCGGCCGGATGGCCCGGACGGGCTGGTCGCCGGGCTTGCGGCGGAGCTGCGCTGGGTCGCGGACCGGATGGTGGAGATCGGTATGGAGGAGATCGCGTGAACAAGCTGCTCGTGCTCGACGTCGTCGGCCTGACGCCGCGGCTGCTGGAGCACACCCCGAACCTGCGGGCGATCGCCGGCGAGGGCTGGCAGGCGGCGCTGGGGACGGTGCTGCCTGCCGTGACCTGCTCGGTCCAGTCGACGTTCCTCACCGGCGCGATGCCCCGCGACCACGGCGTCGTCGGTAACGGCTGGTACTTCCGCGACCTCGGCGAGATCTTCCTGTGGCGCCAGCACAACCGGCTGGTCCAGGGCGAGAAGGTGTGGGACATCGCCCGGCAGGCCAAGTCCGACTACACCGTCGCGAACGTGTGCTGGTGGTACGCCATGGGCGCCGACACCGACTGGACGGTGACGCCGCGTCCGATCTACCACGCCGACGGCCGCAAGTCGCCGGACTGCTACACCCGCCCGCCGGCGCTGCACGACGAGCTGACCCGGTCGCTGGGGGAGTTCCCGCTGTTCCAGTACTGGGGCCCGACCGCGTCGATCAAGTCCAGCGACTGGATCGTGCAGGCCACCCGGCGGCTGATGCCGCAGGCCGACCTCACGCTGGCCTACGTCCCGCACCTCGACTACGACCTGCAGCGGTTCGGCCCGCACAGCCCGCAGGCCGTGGCCGCCGCCCGCGACATCGACCGGGTGCTGGCGCCGCTGCTGACCGAGGCCCGCGACCAGGGCGTCACCGTCGTCGCGCTCAGCGAGTACGGCATCGGCCCGGCCAGCCGCCCGGTGCACGTCAACCGGGCGCTGCGGCAAGCCGGACTGCTCGACGTCTACACCCAGGCCGGCATGGAGTACCTCGACCCGTGGGCGTCGCGGGCCTTCGCCGTGGCCGACCACCAGGTGGCGCACGTCTACGTCAAGGACCCGGCCGACCTCGAGGCCGTCCGCGAGCTGTGCCAGGCGCTGCCCGGCGTCGACCTCGTCCTGGACAAGCAGGCGCAGCGCGAGTTCGGGCTGGACCACGAGCGCTCCGGCGAGCTGGTGCTGGTGGCCGACATCGCCGCGTGGTTCACGTACTACTACTGGCTGCACGACGACCGCGCGCCCGACTTCGCCCGCGGCGTCGAGATCCACCGCAAGCCCGGCTACGACCCCGCCGAGCTGTTCCTCGACCCCGCCGACCCGCGGGTGAAGCTGCGCGCGGGGGCCAACCTGGCGAAGAAGAAGCTCGGCCTGCGCTACACGATGAACGTCGTGCCGCTGGACGGCCAGTGGGTACGGGGCACGCACGGCCGGCTGCCCGACGACCCCGCCGACGGCCCGGTGCTGCTGTGCAGCGACCCGTCGACCGCCCGCGACCAGCTGGCCGCGACCGACGTCCGCGACCTCATGCTCGAGCTGGCCGGGCTCAGCACCCCAGTACGGAAGTGACCCCGAGCGCACCCGCGCCGACGCACGTAAGGAGACACCATGGCACGACCGATCACCCTCTTCACCGGGCAGTGGGCCGACCTGCCGTTCGAAGAGGTCGCCCGGCTGGCCGGCGAATGGGGCTACGACGGCCTCGAGATCGCCTGCTGGGGCGATCACCTGGACGTCTGGCGCGCGGCCGAGGACGACGCGTACGTGAAGTCGCGGCACGACATCCTGGAGAAGAACGGCCTGAAGGTCTGGACGATCTCCAACCATCTCAAGGGCCAGGCGGTCTGCGACGACCCGATCGACCAGCGGCACCGCGCGCTCCTGCCGGACCGCATCTGGGGCGACGGCGACCCCGAAGGCGTCCGTCAGCGCGCGGCCGAGGAGATGAAGGTGACGGCGCGCGCGGCCGCCCGGCTCGGCGTGGACACCGTCGTGGGCTTCACCGGCTCGGCGATCTGGAAGTACGTCGCGATGTTCCCGCCGGTGTCCGAGGACATGATCGAGGCCGGGTACCGCGACTTCGCCGACCGGTGGAACCCGATCCTCGACGTGTACGACGAGGTCGGCGTGCGGTTCGCGCACGAGGTGCACCCCTCGGAGATCGCCTACGACTACTGGACGACGGTGAAGACGCTCGAGGCGATCGGGCACCGCGAGGCGTTCGGTCTCAACTGGGACCCCAGCCACATGGTGTGGCAGGACCTCGACCCGGTCGCGTTCCTGTGGGACTTCCGCGACCGGATCTACCACGTCGACTGCAAGGACACGAAGAAGCAGCTCGGCAACGGCCGCAACGGCCGGCTCAGCTCGCACCTGCCGTGGGCCGACCCGCGGCGCGGCTGGGACTTCGTCTCCACCGGCCACGGCGACGTGCCGTGGGAGCAGTCCTTCCGGATGCTCAACGCGATCGGCTACGACGGCCCCATCTCCGTCGAGTGGGAGGACGCCGGTATGGACCGGCTGCGCGGCGCCGCCGAGGCCCTCGAGTTCGTGAAGTCGCACCTGTTCGACCCGCCGGCGGCGGCGTTCGACGCCGCGCTCAGCGGCGGCAACTGACCTCCGCATTACGCCCCCTGAAAGGAGCACGACGATGTGTTACGGATACGACGGCGACCGGGCTCTCGACGAGTCGCTGGGCCGGCGCGGACTGGGCCGGCGGACCTTCCTGCTCGGAGCGGCCGCGACCGCCGGTGGCGTGCTGGCCGGCGGCCTGGCCGGCGCGGCGCCCGCCGCGGCACACACCCGCCCGACCGGCGGCCGGATCGTCCCCCGCGGCGCGATCAGCATCCAGCTGTGGACGGTGCGTGACGCTCTGGCGCCCGGCGCCCTGTTCGACTCGACGCTGCGGTCGATCGCCGGCTACGGCTACACGAAGGTCGAGCAGGCGCTCGGGTACTTCGGCCGGACGGCCGCCCAACTGCGCGACTTCTACGACGAGATCGGCATCTCCTGCACCTCCAGCCACGACGGCATCAGCGCCGACCGTGCGTCGCTGGAGCAGAAGCTGGAGAACGCCGCCACGCTGGGGCAGCGGTTCATCGTCGTCCCGTTCCTGCAGTCGGACAACCTGTCTGACTGGCAGCTGTGGGCCGAGCAGATGAACGAGGAGGCGCAGCTGGCGCGACGGTACGGGCTGCGCTACGGCTACCACAACCACGCGCACGAGTTCACCACCGACCTCGGCGGCGGCGTGACCCCGTGGGAGGTGCTGACGTCGGAGCTGGACCGCAAGCTGGTCCACCTCGAGGTCGACCTCTACTGGGCCGTGACCGGCGGCATCAACAGCGGCGTCCCGGTGAACCGGTCGGAGCAGTTCGCCATCGACGTCATCGACGACGCGCGGCAGCAGACGCTGCAGTACCACGTCAAGGACCGGCACCTCAACGGCGGCGACATGGCCGACCTCGGCACCGGGCACATCGACTTCCGCAAGATCTTCCGCGCGCACCGCGTGCTGGAGTACATCGTCGAGAACGACACCCCGGACGTCACCCCGCTGCAGACGGCGCGGGTGGGCTACAAGTACCTGAGCGAGCTGCGCAAGCACTGAAACGCGCCGGTTTCCGGCAGGGGCGGCGGCACGCTGACGCGGGCCGCCGCCCCTGGTGCGTCCGGAGGCCAATGATCTTCGATTCGGCCGGAAGGGTAGATCCGGGGCACCTGGTCGGGGCACACTTGGTGGACCGAGGTGGTGCCGGTGATCCGATCTAGGGCGGAGGGTCGCGCGCTGCCGTCCCAGCGTGGGCGGCCGGACGGTGACTTTTCCGAGGTCAGCAGGCCGGGCGACGCCATGCCCGGGGCTGTCGTCGACGACGACGAGCCGCCCGCCGCGCCGGCGCCGCGGGTCGCCGACCTCGGGTCCGGCAACGGGAACGGCACCGACCTCACCCGCCGCTACCTGCGCGAGATCGGCCGCATCCCGCTCCTCAGCGGCGCCGACGAGGTCCGGCTGGCGCGCGCCATCGAGGCCGGGCTGCTGGCCGGCGAGCGGCTGGCCGCCGGCGACGCCGGGCCCGACGAGGACGCGTACGTCGAGCTGGTCCGGCTCGGCCAGCGCGCCAAGGCCAGCCTCATCGAGGCCAACCTGCGCCTCGTCGTCTCCATCGCCCGCCGCTACACCCGCCGCGGGCTGCCGCTGCTGGACCTCATCCAGGAGGGCAACGTCGGCCTCATCCGCGCCGTCGAGCGGTTCGACCACGCGCGCGGGTTCAAGTTCTCCACGTACGCCACCTGGTGGATCCGCCAGGCCATCAGCCGCGCGCTGGCCGAGCAGGGCCGCACCATCCGGCTGCCGGTGCACGTCGTCGACGAGCTCAACCGCGTCCTGCGGGTGCTGCGGACGCTGGCCCAGAAGGAGGCCCGCGACCCGTCGGTCGAGGAGCTGGCCGCCGCCACGTCGCTGACCGCCGACCGCGTCGCCGAGCTGCTCTCGTACGCCGATGAGCCGGTCAGCCTGCAGCTGCCGGTCGGCGAGTCGTCGGAGAACATGTTCGGCGACTTCGTCGAGGACACCGACGAGCTGAGTCCCGAGGAGCTGGTCGCCCAGCTGCTGCTGCGCGACCAGGTCGAGCAGGTGCTCGACGGCCTCAGCGAGCGCGAGCGGGCGGTCGTCCGGCTCCGCTACGGCCTGCACGACGGCCGCACCCGGACGCTGGAGGAGGTCGGCCGCGAGTTCGGCGTCACCCGCGAACGGGTCCGGCAGATCGAGCACCGCACGCTGACCAAGCTGCGGCGCAACGAGTGGGCCAGCGAGCTGCGCGACTACCTCGGCTGAGCGGGTCGCTAGGCTGATGCCGTGAAGCTGCGGCGGCAACGACCGGCCCCGATCGACGGCCTCGAGCCCGGTGAGCGGGTGCTCGCCACCGGCGGCGGACCCGACGGCGAGGTGGCCGCCACCACGCACCGCCTGCTCCTGCGCGACACGTCGGTCGAGTGGGCTCGCGTCGAGACCGCCGCCTGGGACGGCGACGCCGAGCTGCTGGTCGTCACCGAGGTCCCGGACGGGCGCGGCCAGCGCCGCCGGCACCGGGTGGCGCTCGAGTCGCCCCGCCGCCTGGTGGACGTCGTCCGCGAGCAGGTCACCCAGAGCGTCGTCATCAGCCGCCACGTCCCCGTCGACGGCCGCCGCGGCGTGCGCGTCACCGGCCGCCGCACCCCGGCCGACCTGATCACCTGGACCGCGGCGGTCGACTCCGGCCTCGACCTGCGCGACCCCGCCACCAAAGCCCGCGTCGACGCGGCCGTCGCGCTGGTCCGCAACGAGGTGGAGTGAGCCGGCCGCTCAGCCGCCCTGCTGGCCGTCCGGGGTGCGAAGCTGCGCCACCGACCGGATGAGGCCGGCCCGCTCCAGCTGTTTCATGACGTCCTGGATGGTCTCCGGTGGAGCCGTCCGGGAGTCGGCGATCTGCTGCAGGCAGGCCCATACCTCTCGGTCGTCGATGCCGAGCTGGTCCAGGATGAACTCGTCGGGCGTCTTGACCTCGAGGTTGAGCCGCCGGAGCTGGTCGGCCGGGAAGTCGCGCAGATTGCTCGTCACGATGACCTGAGCGCCGGACCGCATGGCGGCGGCGATCACGTGCCGGTCGTCGTTGTCTGGCAGCACCAACCCGTCGGCGAGCCCGTCGTAGCCGGCGCAGCCGTCCGGTCTGCTCCGCCGTGGTGTCAGGACGGCGCTTCATGAGCGCCGCCTCCAATTCGTCGAGGATCCGGTCGGTCCACTTCGCCTGGACCAGGCCGGAGATCGCGACTCGGATGAGCAGGTCACGCAGGGTATTCGGATAGAGGACGCAAGCGTCGTAGACGACGACGAAGGACATCGGGCATCACGTGCCGAGTTCTTGGCCGAGGGCGGCGAGGTCGTCGGCCGCGGCCCGCTGCCGGGCGATCGAGGCGCGCTGGTAGTTCAGGAGGTCCTCCAGCCGGACCCGCCGATGCCGGCCGACCTTCTCGAATGCGATGTCACCGCGCTCCAGCAACCCGATGAAGTACGGACGCGAGACGTTCAGCAGGTCGGCGGCCTGCTGGGTGGTGAGCATGGTGTGCATCGGCATGACCGACACGCCCTTGCCCTCGGCCATGTAGGCCAGCATGCTCGCGAACAGCTGAACCGCGGCGCGCGGCACCACCAGGACCTCGTCGGACCGGCCGGCCTCGGTGTGGAGCTCGATCTGCGCTTCGTCGTGCCGTCCGAGGTAGCTGGCGATGCGGCCGAGCGCCCGGTCGGCGACGTCCTGTTCGACCTCACCGGGCGCCACCGACGTGGCGAAGCGATGAGCCATGACGTCCTCCAGTCGAAGTAAGCGAAATATTCGAAATAATCGCAACTCGAGTCTAGCGCGTCCCACGCCTGCTGGCCAGTGCCTCGCGTGTGCTGGTCAGCAGAGGATGAGCCGGCCGGACCACCTGCGGCGCGGTCCGGCCGGCTCGGTTCAGCGAGGGCTGCCGGCGGCCGACCGGTCGGTCAGCCGGTAGGCGTTGCGGATGGTCTGCTCGACCCGGTTGCCCTCCTCGTCCCACGCCTCCACCCGCAGGCTGACCACGTCCGACGCGCGGCGGCTGGCGGGCCGGTGCAGGGCGGTGACGTCGAAGCGGCCGTCAGCGCGGGGGCGCACCCGTGCCTCGGACCACTCGCCGCCCTCGTCGTAGCTCACCCACAGCCGCAGGCCCACGACGTCGGGCATCGGCTCCAGGGACGGCTGGCGGTGCGTGGTCACCTCGATCCGCTGCGGGCCCGGCGCCTCCGCCCGGTTCGTCAGGTCCAGCCCGAGGTCGTAGCGCAGGAAGATCAGCGGCTCCGGCGAGCACGGCGTGTCCAGCGGCGGCTGCTCCAGCAGCCGCGTCATCCACTCCGAGTCGCAACTGTAGGGCTCGGCCAGCTGGTCCTCCTCGACCGTCCCCGAGGTGAACTCCCACGCCGTCTCCGTCGGCCCGAGCCGGTGGGTCAGCCGGTAGTCCGCCGGCTCCGGCGGCAGCTGGAAGGCGAGCAGCGTCTGGCCGACCGGGTCCGGCCCGCCGGCGACCTCGACGCCGTCGCGGTACAGCCGGGTGTTGCGGTCGTTGCGCAGCTGGCCGAACTGGCCGACGCTGTCCCAGCCGATCTGGCCGGGATCGGCCGACGCGGTGTAGCGCAGGTGCGGGTAGAAGACGTCGCCCTCCCGGCAGCCGGTGCACGGCGCCATGTCGACCGGCGTGTATCCGTGCGTCTGGTAGCCGATCGGAGCGGTACCGGCCAGTGGCGGCACCGGCGCCGGGACGGGTGGCGAGTCGTTCCACACCATCGTGGTGCGGGTGGGCTCGTCGAAGACGTCGTAGCGCACCTGGCGGCCGGCGGGGGAGGTGAAGTCCTGCACCTCGTGGCGCACGACGGTCTCCGGGTCCAGCGGCCAGGAGTACTCGGTGACCGTCCACGGCGCGGTGGTGGCGAACGGCGGCAGCGCCCGCGTGCCGAGCGTCCGCGGCCCGGCCGCCGCGTCGGTGGGCTGCCACGCCGCCACCGACACCCCGATCCCGTTCGTGGCGCCGGCGTGGATCCGATGGTCGATCGTCACCAGCTCGTCCTCGTCGACGGTGAAGTGCAGCGAGTCCGGGACGCCACCTTCCAATGCCGGGCGCAGCTGGTAGTAGTACGGCGTCTCGGTCGTGCCGTCGACGGCGATCCGCAGGTCGCCGGCGGCCAGCTCGCGCAGGGCGGCGCCCTGGTCGTACGGCACGAACGTGACCGGCACCCGCGTCACCGCGTTGTCGATCGGCGCCAGTTCGGACGAGCCCAGCCGGGGCGCAACCGGGCACCACAGCATGCCGTCCAGGTCCGAGCCCGGGCGGTCGCGGAACAGGTGCTCCTCGTTGGGCGTCAGCACGACACCGGCGGCGCCTGCCGCCACCGCGGCGTCGACGGCCTCGCGGGTGGGCCAGCAGGTCACCGGCCGGCCGTCGAACCGGGCCGGGTCCGCCCGCAGCAGCACCAGCGCGCCCTGCAGGTCGAGCCCGGCCAGCTCCGCCGGCGTGCCGAAGCCGGCGTCCACCACGTCCAGCTCCTGATGGCCGGAGAACAGCACCGGCTTGCCCCGGCCGGTGTAGTACACCACCGTGGCGGCGCCGCCCGCCGGGCCGTCGGCGGCCCGGCCGGTGGCCGTGACGACGATCGCGTGCCGCCCGCCCACGACCTCGGCCGGCACGGTGCAGGTGGCCTCCTCGCCCGGCGCCAGGGTCTGCCGCGGGCAGGTCAGCGGGCCCAGGTCCGACCCGGCCGCCACCTCGTTCAGGGTCGTCGTCCCGGTGTTGCGGACGGTGGCCTGGATGGTCAGGTCGGTGGCGATCTCCAGCTCCGGGCCCGGCGCCCGGGTCGCGGCCAGCCCGGACACGGTGGCCGCGACGATCGCGACGGCGGTTCCGGGCGGTGGCGGCGGGTCGGCAGGGTCGTCCGCGCCGGTGTAGTGGGCGACGGCCGCGGCGGCCAGCGGGACCTGCTCGCCGCCCGCACCGGCGCTGAATCCGGTGACGACGACGGGCAGCACCTGCGGCCCGGCGGCGGCGGTGGTCCGGATGCCACACGTGGTCGACTGGCCCCCGGCGAGCGTCTCGGAGGCGCAGCTGCCCGCGCCCACCGGCGTGTCGGCGCGCAGCCCGGTCCGCGCCGGCGCGCCGGCCGGGTTGGCCACCCGCACCGACACCTCGACCTCCGCGCCGGTTCGCACGACCGGCCCGGGGGCGGCCGCCGCGGGCACGCCGTCGACCGCCGGCTCGGCCACGGTGAAGCCGGGCGGGACGACCGTCGCGAACGGCGAGCCCCACTCCGGATACTGGGGGCGCAGCGCCAGCTCGTCGTGGCCCTCGGCTCGCATCGTCAGGCTGGGTGCGACCAGCGTGTTCTCGACGA is from Jiangella alkaliphila and encodes:
- a CDS encoding helix-turn-helix domain-containing protein, translated to MAHRFATSVAPGEVEQDVADRALGRIASYLGRHDEAQIELHTEAGRSDEVLVVPRAAVQLFASMLAYMAEGKGVSVMPMHTMLTTQQAADLLNVSRPYFIGLLERGDIAFEKVGRHRRVRLEDLLNYQRASIARQRAAADDLAALGQELGT
- a CDS encoding S8 family serine peptidase, whose product is MGRLRRATAALASIIGLTGTALILPGAPTAGVEGPDPAPPVAAGPPSALAGLERQTYELTLVTGDRVTVERQAPGDYTVDTEPATRPDGSVPGIQVTNEGESDALYAIPDDVRGHLESGLLDRQLFDVAYLAENGYAGRTGLPLIVEYAGAQDARTLAGHAAALAATDASTPLDSIDATAVTVGRDGAAAFWASLTGGRDRLAAGIERVWLDPAVSVSLDQSIPQIGADDAWAAGLDGAGVTVAVLDTGVDAAHPDVAGQVAASQSFIPGEDVADGHGHGTHVASTVAGTGAASDGRFTGVAPGAQLVVGKVLSNAGSSVGSSVIAGMEWASVEQDADIVSMSLGGTPTDGTDPLSQAVDALTEQTGALFVVAAGNAGRDFYVGTPGAADAALTVGAVDRNDALAAFSSRGPRRGDYAIKPEITAPGVAIGAARSAGTSMPGAVHIDDHYTRVSGTSMATPHVAGAAAILAQQHPDWTAQQLKAALVAGADDGDYTVYEQGAGRLDVTRAIGQQVQVSPSTADFGFLRLPVEGDAAARTLTYTNPTDAPVTLDLAATARSEDGADVPADALRLDRDTVDLPAGGSATVVVTFDQNAVEPALYTGSVVATAPGIRLGTPLGIVIGEQLHTVTVRQLHSGDPAGWHPSSVTLAPIDGEADASTRAGWVTEGAGAGGVRSPEEWAAGVEFALPTGTYIAFTNNATQWYDAETGGTHRATLVDPEVEVSADGEIVLDAADAVPVSFDTPLPTEGFQRRYLLQRWVPDHVAAGGGFVTLAENPTTTNGRDDYRVTPTDEVSTGEFRLVVENTLVAPSLTMRAEGHDELALRPQYPEWGSPFATVVPPGFTVAEPAVDGVPAAAAPGPVVRTGAEVEVSVRVANPAGAPARTGLRADTPVGAGSCASETLAGGQSTTCGIRTTAAAGPQVLPVVVTGFSAGAGGEQVPLAAAAVAHYTGADDPADPPPPPGTAVAIVAATVSGLAATRAPGPELEIATDLTIQATVRNTGTTTLNEVAAGSDLGPLTCPRQTLAPGEEATCTVPAEVVGGRHAIVVTATGRAADGPAGGAATVVYYTGRGKPVLFSGHQELDVVDAGFGTPAELAGLDLQGALVLLRADPARFDGRPVTCWPTREAVDAAVAAGAAGVVLTPNEEHLFRDRPGSDLDGMLWCPVAPRLGSSELAPIDNAVTRVPVTFVPYDQGAALRELAAGDLRIAVDGTTETPYYYQLRPALEGGVPDSLHFTVDEDELVTIDHRIHAGATNGIGVSVAAWQPTDAAAGPRTLGTRALPPFATTAPWTVTEYSWPLDPETVVRHEVQDFTSPAGRQVRYDVFDEPTRTTMVWNDSPPVPAPVPPLAGTAPIGYQTHGYTPVDMAPCTGCREGDVFYPHLRYTASADPGQIGWDSVGQFGQLRNDRNTRLYRDGVEVAGGPDPVGQTLLAFQLPPEPADYRLTHRLGPTETAWEFTSGTVEEDQLAEPYSCDSEWMTRLLEQPPLDTPCSPEPLIFLRYDLGLDLTNRAEAPGPQRIEVTTHRQPSLEPMPDVVGLRLWVSYDEGGEWSEARVRPRADGRFDVTALHRPASRRASDVVSLRVEAWDEEGNRVEQTIRNAYRLTDRSAAGSPR
- a CDS encoding alkaline phosphatase family protein — its product is MNKLLVLDVVGLTPRLLEHTPNLRAIAGEGWQAALGTVLPAVTCSVQSTFLTGAMPRDHGVVGNGWYFRDLGEIFLWRQHNRLVQGEKVWDIARQAKSDYTVANVCWWYAMGADTDWTVTPRPIYHADGRKSPDCYTRPPALHDELTRSLGEFPLFQYWGPTASIKSSDWIVQATRRLMPQADLTLAYVPHLDYDLQRFGPHSPQAVAAARDIDRVLAPLLTEARDQGVTVVALSEYGIGPASRPVHVNRALRQAGLLDVYTQAGMEYLDPWASRAFAVADHQVAHVYVKDPADLEAVRELCQALPGVDLVLDKQAQREFGLDHERSGELVLVADIAAWFTYYYWLHDDRAPDFARGVEIHRKPGYDPAELFLDPADPRVKLRAGANLAKKKLGLRYTMNVVPLDGQWVRGTHGRLPDDPADGPVLLCSDPSTARDQLAATDVRDLMLELAGLSTPVRK
- a CDS encoding sugar phosphate isomerase/epimerase family protein, which codes for MARPITLFTGQWADLPFEEVARLAGEWGYDGLEIACWGDHLDVWRAAEDDAYVKSRHDILEKNGLKVWTISNHLKGQAVCDDPIDQRHRALLPDRIWGDGDPEGVRQRAAEEMKVTARAAARLGVDTVVGFTGSAIWKYVAMFPPVSEDMIEAGYRDFADRWNPILDVYDEVGVRFAHEVHPSEIAYDYWTTVKTLEAIGHREAFGLNWDPSHMVWQDLDPVAFLWDFRDRIYHVDCKDTKKQLGNGRNGRLSSHLPWADPRRGWDFVSTGHGDVPWEQSFRMLNAIGYDGPISVEWEDAGMDRLRGAAEALEFVKSHLFDPPAAAFDAALSGGN
- a CDS encoding sigma-70 family RNA polymerase sigma factor, giving the protein MPGAVVDDDEPPAAPAPRVADLGSGNGNGTDLTRRYLREIGRIPLLSGADEVRLARAIEAGLLAGERLAAGDAGPDEDAYVELVRLGQRAKASLIEANLRLVVSIARRYTRRGLPLLDLIQEGNVGLIRAVERFDHARGFKFSTYATWWIRQAISRALAEQGRTIRLPVHVVDELNRVLRVLRTLAQKEARDPSVEELAAATSLTADRVAELLSYADEPVSLQLPVGESSENMFGDFVEDTDELSPEELVAQLLLRDQVEQVLDGLSERERAVVRLRYGLHDGRTRTLEEVGREFGVTRERVRQIEHRTLTKLRRNEWASELRDYLG
- a CDS encoding sugar phosphate isomerase/epimerase family protein encodes the protein MCYGYDGDRALDESLGRRGLGRRTFLLGAAATAGGVLAGGLAGAAPAAAHTRPTGGRIVPRGAISIQLWTVRDALAPGALFDSTLRSIAGYGYTKVEQALGYFGRTAAQLRDFYDEIGISCTSSHDGISADRASLEQKLENAATLGQRFIVVPFLQSDNLSDWQLWAEQMNEEAQLARRYGLRYGYHNHAHEFTTDLGGGVTPWEVLTSELDRKLVHLEVDLYWAVTGGINSGVPVNRSEQFAIDVIDDARQQTLQYHVKDRHLNGGDMADLGTGHIDFRKIFRAHRVLEYIVENDTPDVTPLQTARVGYKYLSELRKH